From Solidesulfovibrio carbinoliphilus subsp. oakridgensis, the proteins below share one genomic window:
- a CDS encoding pilus assembly protein TadD: MMQRFAGWRSWRPWAVALFFLGLAILWGRWPIVALDFDLWYHLTGGAYIVQHLRLPDSPFFSYLSSDSWVDYYWLFQVLVHGLYQVGGYVALALLRGAVFLATVWMVYRYLRTAQEQEGHGAFVLTLGLTCAYALALEPRDLLLRPHAFTYLYIVFLHYVLNHRQRWAWWLPLLTVVWANLHGVEYPVILLLLGAYLAEYFAARLLGRPDAGRLRAVRWPVILSLYAILATPAGFSLLSKPFGSPPFHELTVIELGAQPLQKFLGFFLYPDGRLVETATNLLVLAAVGGAVWLAAARRLRLGRIVLLAGGLVLLPMMRRFTFEFMLLTLPILGDAAVLLVEKARRPVGARVAGAVACGLVAVTLWTTMQYLGNRPAYPVDMARLPVGVCDFLLREGPGGRILNVPNPGGYLQWRLYPKYQIGMDMETMLFSTANLYASTAGFGDATVLGRMLDRHDPAFLLVNADDRNFKKVVAAFPRFVPVFFDDMLMLYADAEKNPELARRYRLHDLDPANWQTEDFEAMDAARRGKIQAECRRLLDIYPQGLAANTVMAKILLATGDTGQAAGIADMLIRRYPDRYLGYAIKGLAAFKEERYEEALALYKQALTRTMPLEAPVVLRNIYATHVRLKDFGRAYATLLSVASPMRPETSAKDLYDLALAAVASGHTREGGALLELARLKTPESDAARQREIAEMEALVAADGK, from the coding sequence ATGATGCAGCGCTTTGCCGGCTGGCGGTCCTGGCGGCCCTGGGCGGTCGCCCTTTTTTTCCTCGGCCTGGCCATACTCTGGGGCCGATGGCCCATCGTGGCCCTTGATTTCGACCTCTGGTACCACCTGACCGGCGGCGCCTATATCGTCCAGCACCTGCGCCTGCCGGACAGCCCTTTTTTCTCCTATCTTTCCAGCGACAGCTGGGTAGACTACTACTGGCTGTTCCAGGTGCTGGTCCACGGTCTGTATCAGGTCGGCGGCTACGTGGCCCTCGCGCTCCTGCGAGGGGCCGTCTTTCTGGCCACGGTCTGGATGGTCTACCGCTACTTGCGAACGGCCCAGGAGCAGGAGGGCCACGGCGCCTTCGTCCTCACGCTGGGGCTGACCTGCGCCTACGCCCTGGCCCTGGAGCCGCGCGACCTGCTCTTGCGGCCCCATGCCTTCACCTACCTCTATATCGTCTTCCTCCACTACGTGCTCAACCACCGCCAGCGGTGGGCCTGGTGGCTGCCACTCTTGACGGTGGTCTGGGCTAATCTGCACGGGGTGGAATATCCCGTCATCCTGCTCCTTTTGGGGGCCTATCTGGCGGAATACTTCGCGGCCCGGCTGCTTGGCCGGCCGGACGCCGGCCGGCTGCGGGCCGTGCGCTGGCCGGTGATCCTGTCGCTTTATGCGATACTCGCCACGCCGGCCGGTTTTTCCCTGCTGTCGAAGCCCTTTGGCAGCCCGCCCTTCCATGAGCTGACGGTCATCGAACTGGGGGCCCAGCCGCTCCAGAAGTTCCTGGGCTTTTTCCTGTATCCCGACGGCCGGCTGGTGGAAACCGCCACCAATCTGCTGGTTTTGGCCGCAGTCGGCGGGGCAGTCTGGCTGGCTGCGGCCCGGCGGCTGCGGCTGGGGCGGATCGTGCTTTTGGCCGGCGGATTGGTGCTCCTGCCCATGATGCGGCGGTTCACCTTTGAATTCATGCTGCTGACCCTGCCGATCCTCGGCGACGCGGCCGTTTTGCTGGTGGAGAAAGCGCGCCGGCCGGTCGGGGCGCGGGTGGCCGGGGCCGTGGCTTGCGGCCTGGTCGCGGTGACGCTTTGGACGACCATGCAATATCTCGGCAACCGGCCGGCCTATCCGGTGGACATGGCCCGCCTGCCGGTCGGGGTGTGCGATTTCCTGTTGCGCGAGGGGCCGGGCGGGCGCATTTTAAACGTACCGAATCCCGGCGGCTATCTGCAGTGGCGGCTGTACCCGAAGTATCAAATCGGCATGGACATGGAGACGATGCTTTTCTCCACCGCCAACCTCTATGCCAGCACGGCCGGCTTTGGCGACGCAACCGTCCTTGGCCGGATGCTCGATCGCCATGACCCCGCCTTCCTGCTGGTCAACGCCGACGACCGGAATTTCAAGAAGGTGGTGGCGGCCTTTCCCCGGTTCGTGCCGGTCTTTTTCGATGACATGCTCATGCTGTACGCGGATGCCGAGAAGAATCCGGAACTGGCCCGGCGGTATCGCCTGCACGACCTGGACCCCGCCAATTGGCAGACCGAGGACTTCGAGGCCATGGACGCCGCACGGCGCGGGAAGATCCAGGCGGAGTGCCGCCGCCTCCTCGACATCTACCCGCAGGGCCTGGCCGCCAACACCGTCATGGCCAAGATCCTGCTCGCCACGGGCGACACGGGGCAGGCCGCGGGCATCGCGGACATGCTGATCCGCCGCTACCCGGACCGCTATCTCGGCTATGCCATCAAAGGGCTGGCCGCGTTCAAGGAGGAGCGGTACGAGGAGGCGCTCGCCCTCTACAAGCAAGCCCTGACCCGGACCATGCCCCTCGAAGCGCCGGTGGTTTTGCGAAATATCTACGCGACCCATGTCCGGCTCAAGGATTTCGGCCGGGCCTACGCCACGCTGCTCTCGGTGGCGAGCCCCATGCGGCCCGAGACGTCGGCCAAAGACCTCTACGATCTGGCCCTGGCGGCCGTGGCCTCGGGCCATACGCGCGAAGGCGGGGCCCTCTTGGAGCTGGCCCGCCTGAAGACGCCGGAATCGGATGCCGCCCGACAGCGGGAGATCGCGGAAATGGAGGCCCTGGTGGCTGCGGACGGGAAATAG
- a CDS encoding prepilin-type N-terminal cleavage/methylation domain-containing protein — translation MVKTRDHRKGEQGFTLIEIIAVLVILGILAVVAVPKYLDLQTEARNSAAKGLIAAAQSQLSMGYAAMKLNSGLALKPSTECAKVAISNGTNSGNVSCTGTAVTDWNANVTINANVNGMTTDIQGVWTSPEATTGTGTGTGTGTGGTGTDG, via the coding sequence ATGGTTAAGACCCGCGACCATCGCAAAGGCGAGCAGGGCTTCACCCTGATCGAAATCATCGCCGTCCTGGTCATCCTCGGCATCCTGGCCGTGGTGGCCGTGCCCAAGTACCTCGACCTGCAGACCGAGGCCCGCAACAGCGCCGCCAAAGGCTTGATCGCCGCCGCCCAGTCCCAGCTGTCCATGGGCTATGCGGCCATGAAGCTTAATAGTGGCTTGGCGCTGAAGCCATCGACCGAGTGTGCAAAGGTAGCGATCAGTAACGGTACAAACAGCGGCAACGTCTCATGTACCGGGACAGCCGTCACTGATTGGAATGCAAACGTTACCATTAACGCGAATGTCAATGGCATGACGACCGATATTCAGGGTGTCTGGACCAGTCCTGAGGCCACAACTGGTACTGGTACTGGTACTGGTACTGGAACCGGTGGAACTGGAACGGATGGATAA
- a CDS encoding PulJ/GspJ family protein, which yields MKRTRAVGGFTLIEILLTFVLFGLVALMAVSYFGVGMTRTDIAKNQLQTDANLQLVMENMIADQTNRFNSNLVGFNTALGSVDVPQSTYGSGSSYLITEKIFVCPSGSTFVANADSNQFLLVTIKPDANSGVSLTYLFSSNLGNCNVAGGGS from the coding sequence ATGAAACGAACACGCGCCGTCGGGGGATTCACCCTCATCGAGATCCTGCTGACCTTTGTGCTGTTCGGCCTCGTCGCGCTCATGGCGGTTTCCTATTTCGGCGTCGGCATGACCCGGACCGACATCGCCAAGAATCAGCTTCAGACGGACGCCAATCTGCAACTGGTCATGGAGAACATGATCGCCGATCAAACCAACAGATTCAATTCCAATCTGGTCGGATTCAATACCGCGCTTGGCAGTGTCGACGTCCCGCAAAGTACCTATGGAAGCGGATCAAGCTATCTTATCACCGAGAAAATCTTTGTCTGCCCCAGCGGCTCGACGTTTGTCGCCAATGCCGATTCCAACCAGTTTCTCCTGGTGACCATCAAGCCGGACGCCAATTCCGGCGTCAGCCTGACCTATCTTTTCAGTTCCAATCTGGGAAACTGCAATGTCGCGGGCGGCGGGAGCTGA
- a CDS encoding GspH/FimT family pseudopilin produces the protein MLARQGTRRGGRREMAAVSAGFTFIEVTVVLVLLGLLGLAAFGRLESGNVRALAQADGLRAAIRYAQSRAMADIYTWGITASGNQYRLYSNNPDATNAPLPGQGSNTYAMPDGVEFESPATVTFDWRGQPVTGNITKDTPTAEARSTPLTINLTESSQVVTVTVTPYTGFVP, from the coding sequence ATGCTGGCCAGACAAGGTACAAGACGCGGCGGACGGCGCGAAATGGCGGCCGTTTCCGCAGGTTTCACCTTTATCGAGGTGACCGTGGTGCTGGTGCTGCTCGGCTTGCTGGGCCTGGCCGCCTTCGGCCGGCTGGAGAGCGGCAACGTGCGCGCCCTGGCCCAGGCGGACGGCCTGCGGGCGGCCATCCGCTACGCCCAGTCCCGGGCCATGGCCGACATCTACACCTGGGGCATCACGGCTTCGGGCAACCAGTACCGATTGTATTCCAACAACCCGGACGCCACCAACGCGCCGTTGCCGGGGCAAGGCTCCAATACCTATGCCATGCCGGACGGCGTGGAGTTCGAGAGTCCGGCCACCGTCACCTTTGACTGGCGCGGCCAGCCCGTCACCGGCAACATCACCAAGGACACCCCCACGGCCGAGGCCCGGAGTACACCGCTTACCATCAACCTCACCGAGTCCTCGCAGGTCGTCACGGTCACGGTCACGCCGTACACGGGGTTTGTGCCATGA
- a CDS encoding type II secretion system F family protein: MPQFTYEAINEAGNTVKGALEAESPEAVKNRLSAMGYIPVAVQRGSGGAEGGFIEGLEAALSGVKAQELILFTKQFKTMLGAGLSMLEILRVLEQQSENPRLRKVCARMSDDVKKGASISDALAVHKRVFSELYVSMVRAGEAAGALPQVLDRLIYIISHEHQVRSDIKSALQYPITVVIALVGAFFFLLKFVVPVFAQIFANAKVELPWPTRVALTLNLFVDKYWYVTFGGLAAVVAGLYFWFRTEQGKVARDGFFLHLPVIGLLFRKAAMSRFASIFSILQASGVPVLTTIDILVGTIGNAAIAKEFRRIQDMIRTGQGLAGPLSRARYFTPMVVTMVAVGEESGNLDEMLAAISEHYDAEVSYSVKRLSDALGPILIVGLAGVVGFFALAIFLPMWDMSQVAFKR, translated from the coding sequence GTGCCGCAATTCACCTACGAGGCCATCAACGAGGCCGGCAACACCGTCAAGGGGGCCCTCGAGGCCGAGAGCCCCGAGGCGGTCAAAAACCGCCTGAGCGCCATGGGCTATATCCCGGTCGCGGTCCAGCGTGGGTCCGGCGGAGCGGAAGGCGGCTTCATTGAGGGCCTGGAGGCCGCGCTTTCCGGGGTCAAGGCCCAGGAACTCATCCTTTTCACCAAGCAGTTCAAGACCATGCTCGGCGCCGGCCTGTCCATGCTCGAGATCCTGCGGGTCCTGGAGCAGCAGTCGGAAAACCCGCGGTTGCGCAAGGTTTGCGCCCGCATGTCCGACGACGTGAAAAAGGGGGCCTCCATCTCCGACGCCCTGGCCGTCCACAAGCGGGTCTTTTCCGAACTCTACGTCAGCATGGTCCGGGCCGGCGAGGCGGCCGGGGCCCTGCCGCAAGTCCTCGACCGCCTCATCTACATCATCTCCCACGAGCATCAGGTCCGCTCGGACATCAAATCGGCCCTGCAATACCCCATCACCGTGGTCATCGCCCTGGTCGGGGCGTTTTTCTTCCTGCTCAAATTCGTGGTGCCGGTCTTTGCCCAGATCTTCGCCAACGCCAAGGTGGAGCTGCCCTGGCCCACGCGGGTGGCCCTGACGCTGAACCTCTTCGTGGACAAGTACTGGTACGTCACCTTCGGCGGGCTGGCGGCCGTGGTGGCGGGCCTGTATTTCTGGTTTCGGACCGAGCAGGGCAAGGTGGCCCGGGACGGGTTTTTCCTGCATCTGCCCGTCATCGGCCTCCTTTTCCGCAAGGCGGCCATGTCCCGGTTCGCCTCGATCTTCTCCATTCTGCAGGCCAGCGGCGTGCCGGTCCTGACCACCATCGACATTCTGGTCGGCACCATCGGCAATGCGGCCATTGCCAAGGAATTCCGGCGGATCCAGGACATGATCCGCACCGGCCAGGGCCTGGCCGGCCCGCTTTCCCGGGCCAGGTACTTCACGCCCATGGTCGTGACCATGGTGGCCGTCGGCGAGGAGTCGGGCAACCTCGACGAGATGCTCGCGGCCATAAGCGAGCACTACGACGCCGAAGTCAGCTATTCGGTCAAGCGCCTGTCCGACGCCCTGGGGCCGATTCTCATTGTCGGCCTGGCCGGCGTGGTGGGTTTTTTCGCCTTGGCCATCTTCCTGCCCATGTGGGACATGTCGCAGGTCGCGTTCAAGCGCTGA
- a CDS encoding sigma-54 interaction domain-containing protein translates to MRRHFNVSLAVLVPLILGGVAALAVLCAGFLPQFFPGLRKAGDAMVPALAAGLSVAAVSATFVLLALRPIRRLLATAPPGLRQASAPDGPPLGEFDRLELVAGQMAEVLGKLDARALFPEMVGESRIMRGFFSQLLKVAATDATVLLLGESGTGKELAAQSIHAKSGRAAGPFVAVNCAAIPDGLLESELFGHEKGAFTGAVARKIGRFEQAAGGTLFLDEIGDMPLDTQAKILRVLETRRCERVGGSRSVALDARIVAATHRDLPSMIRQGEFREDLFHRLNVFPLRVPSLRERREDIPLLAERFLEVLRPGATLSVEALQRLVASPWPGNVRELKNAIERAVVLAGNGDDVSRHLCGGVGGGPDRAGAAGEPGSLDDRLAFYEKTLIEAALARTGGVQSRAAVLLGIKERSLWHRVKKLAIDPAVFKDSGE, encoded by the coding sequence ATGCGGCGACATTTCAACGTGAGTCTGGCGGTCCTTGTGCCGCTCATCCTGGGCGGAGTGGCCGCGTTGGCCGTCCTTTGCGCCGGTTTCCTGCCGCAGTTTTTTCCCGGTCTCCGGAAGGCCGGAGACGCCATGGTGCCGGCCCTGGCCGCCGGCCTGTCGGTGGCGGCCGTGTCGGCCACCTTCGTGCTCCTGGCCCTGCGCCCCATCCGGCGCCTGCTCGCCACGGCGCCGCCGGGCCTGCGCCAGGCTTCGGCGCCGGACGGCCCGCCGCTTGGCGAGTTCGACCGCCTGGAGCTGGTGGCCGGGCAGATGGCCGAGGTCCTCGGCAAGCTCGACGCCCGGGCCCTGTTCCCGGAGATGGTCGGGGAGAGCCGGATCATGCGCGGCTTTTTCTCCCAGCTCCTCAAGGTCGCCGCCACCGACGCCACAGTGCTCCTCCTCGGCGAATCGGGCACGGGCAAGGAGCTGGCCGCCCAAAGCATCCACGCCAAAAGCGGCCGGGCGGCCGGGCCGTTCGTGGCCGTCAACTGCGCCGCCATTCCGGACGGGCTCCTTGAAAGCGAGCTTTTCGGCCACGAGAAGGGGGCCTTCACCGGGGCCGTGGCCCGGAAGATCGGCCGGTTCGAGCAGGCGGCCGGGGGCACGCTCTTTCTGGACGAGATCGGCGACATGCCGCTCGACACCCAGGCCAAGATCCTGCGGGTCCTGGAAACGCGCCGGTGCGAACGGGTCGGCGGCAGCAGATCGGTGGCCCTTGACGCCCGGATCGTGGCCGCCACCCACCGGGACCTGCCGTCCATGATCCGTCAGGGCGAGTTCCGCGAGGACCTCTTCCACCGGCTGAACGTCTTTCCGCTCCGGGTGCCGTCTTTGCGGGAACGCCGCGAGGACATCCCGCTTCTGGCCGAACGGTTTTTGGAAGTCCTGCGGCCCGGGGCGACGCTTTCGGTCGAGGCCTTGCAACGCCTGGTCGCCTCGCCGTGGCCGGGCAACGTGCGCGAGCTCAAAAACGCCATCGAGCGGGCCGTGGTCTTGGCCGGCAACGGCGACGACGTCTCGCGCCACCTATGCGGGGGTGTCGGGGGCGGGCCGGACCGGGCCGGCGCCGCCGGCGAGCCGGGTTCGCTCGACGACCGGCTGGCCTTTTACGAAAAGACCTTGATCGAGGCGGCCCTGGCCCGCACGGGCGGGGTCCAGTCCCGGGCGGCGGTGCTCCTTGGCATCAAGGAACGCAGCCTGTGGCACCGGGTGAAAAAGCTGGCCATCGATCCGGCTGTGTTCAAGGATTCCGGAGAGTGA
- a CDS encoding GspE/PulE family protein, whose protein sequence is MEPRKRLRLGEMLVAAGLVTEDKLRQALAAGKRGGLRLGQQLVRDGTVKESDIVDLISRQMGLAKYTPERFPVDGNLALLIPAEMALRSKLVPLSKSGNLIRVAMSDPLDISAIEDIEIYKNCEVEPVICTERELGHLTSAIYGMGLGLEGVLDSIESMRDGEEQPASRTNEDMQVSSLEDMAGEAPVVRFVNSLLSQAVREGASDVHISPERDQVQIRMRIDGKLKAVPSPPKPMILPIVSRIKILGNLDISISRVPQDGRFSVAIDKREINIRVSTLPTIHGENLVLRLLDMSAGGLLLTDLGLAPDDLAKLRLVVERPYGMFLATGPTGSGKSTTLFALLREISRPDINVVTLEDPVEYRMEGVRQVQLNRKAGMTFASALRSTLRQDPDVVLVGEIRDAETAAIATQAALTGHKVLSTVHTNDAAGAVMRLMDMGIEPFLVSSVLVASIAQRLVRRICPNCAEPYTPKPEVLRFWNLEGATGATFLRGRGCYLCGDSGFKGRVGLYEILVIDEDIQDMVARRATSREISRFAADSGRLKLLQDDARLKILEGKTTFEEASSAVML, encoded by the coding sequence ATGGAGCCCAGAAAACGCCTCCGCCTCGGCGAAATGCTCGTCGCCGCCGGACTCGTGACCGAGGACAAGCTGCGCCAGGCCCTGGCCGCGGGCAAGCGCGGGGGGCTTCGGCTCGGCCAGCAGCTCGTGCGCGACGGCACGGTCAAGGAATCGGACATCGTGGACCTGATCAGCCGGCAGATGGGGCTGGCCAAGTACACGCCCGAGCGGTTTCCCGTGGACGGCAACCTGGCCCTGCTCATTCCGGCCGAAATGGCCCTGCGTTCCAAGCTTGTGCCCCTGTCCAAAAGCGGCAACCTGATCCGGGTGGCCATGTCCGATCCCCTGGACATCAGCGCCATCGAAGACATCGAGATCTACAAGAACTGCGAGGTGGAGCCGGTCATCTGCACCGAGCGCGAGCTTGGCCATCTGACCAGCGCCATCTACGGCATGGGCCTTGGCCTCGAAGGCGTGCTCGACAGCATCGAGTCCATGCGCGACGGCGAGGAGCAGCCGGCCTCCCGGACCAACGAGGACATGCAGGTCAGTTCCCTGGAGGACATGGCCGGCGAGGCCCCGGTGGTCCGGTTCGTCAATTCGCTTCTTTCCCAGGCCGTGCGCGAGGGGGCAAGCGACGTGCACATCAGCCCCGAGCGCGACCAGGTCCAGATCCGCATGCGCATCGACGGCAAGCTCAAGGCCGTGCCCTCGCCGCCCAAACCCATGATCCTGCCTATTGTCTCGCGCATAAAAATCCTCGGCAACCTCGACATCTCGATCAGCCGCGTGCCCCAGGACGGCCGGTTTTCCGTGGCCATCGACAAGCGCGAGATCAACATCCGCGTCTCGACCCTGCCGACCATCCACGGCGAGAACCTGGTGTTGCGCCTGCTCGACATGAGCGCCGGGGGCCTGCTCCTGACCGACCTCGGCCTTGCTCCCGACGACCTGGCCAAGCTGCGGCTGGTGGTCGAGCGACCCTACGGCATGTTCCTGGCCACGGGCCCGACGGGCTCCGGCAAGTCGACCACGCTTTTCGCGCTTCTTCGCGAGATCAGCCGGCCGGACATCAACGTGGTGACGCTCGAGGACCCGGTCGAATACCGCATGGAAGGGGTCCGGCAGGTGCAGCTCAACCGCAAGGCCGGCATGACCTTTGCCAGCGCCCTGCGTTCGACCCTGCGCCAGGACCCGGATGTGGTCCTGGTCGGCGAGATCCGCGACGCCGAGACCGCGGCCATCGCCACCCAGGCGGCGCTTACCGGCCACAAGGTCCTCTCCACGGTCCACACCAACGACGCGGCCGGCGCGGTCATGCGCCTCATGGACATGGGCATCGAGCCCTTCCTGGTCTCCTCGGTCCTGGTCGCCTCCATCGCCCAGCGCCTCGTGCGCCGCATCTGCCCCAACTGCGCCGAGCCCTACACGCCAAAGCCGGAGGTCCTGCGCTTCTGGAACCTCGAGGGGGCGACCGGGGCCACCTTCCTGCGCGGGCGGGGCTGCTACCTGTGCGGCGATTCCGGGTTCAAGGGCCGGGTCGGGCTCTACGAGATCCTGGTCATCGACGAGGACATCCAGGACATGGTGGCCAGGCGGGCCACCTCCCGCGAGATCAGCCGGTTCGCGGCCGATTCGGGGCGCCTCAAACTCCTGCAGGACGACGCGCGGCTCAAGATCCTCGAAGGCAAGACCACCTTCGAGGAAGCCTCCTCCGCGGTCATGCTCTAA
- a CDS encoding PulJ/GspJ family protein, which produces MSRAAGAEMVRRRFKKSSSAAGFTLIEMLCAMILLALVGLLSTSLLETFVRGYNVAKNSDATVQKAQNALQRLTLEFTYLNMTGTTGTANSIAYNSSLDDGVAVNIFQEGNTIVYKRGDKKYILTDGVGTDSLSFQYFKTYDGTALVVVDKDPEIKMIGFQYNMVGSDPSLGFSQTYGTRVTVNKVQ; this is translated from the coding sequence ATGTCGCGGGCGGCGGGAGCTGAAATGGTCAGACGGCGTTTCAAGAAATCATCATCCGCAGCCGGCTTTACGCTGATCGAGATGCTGTGCGCCATGATCCTTCTGGCGCTGGTCGGGCTGCTGAGCACCAGTCTTCTCGAAACCTTCGTCCGGGGCTACAATGTGGCCAAGAATTCCGACGCCACGGTCCAGAAGGCCCAGAATGCGCTGCAGCGGCTGACCCTGGAATTCACTTACCTCAACATGACGGGTACCACGGGGACAGCGAACAGCATCGCCTATAATTCGTCGCTTGATGATGGGGTGGCGGTGAATATTTTTCAGGAAGGCAACACCATCGTCTACAAAAGAGGCGACAAAAAATATATTTTGACGGATGGCGTAGGTACCGATTCTTTGTCTTTTCAGTATTTCAAAACTTACGATGGCACTGCGCTGGTTGTAGTTGACAAGGATCCTGAGATAAAGATGATCGGTTTTCAATACAATATGGTCGGCAGCGATCCATCTCTCGGCTTTTCGCAGACGTATGGAACCCGGGTAACCGTCAACAAGGTTCAATAG
- a CDS encoding type II secretion system protein, translating to MTFFCKYKELGQKIRRRYNYDRLQGGFTLIELVAVFVLLSLLSIVAVQSYFSLLDDSKIHGAQTLIASAQTQLSLEFARRATAGLALDTDSQPVCQWVVIDGAGAAASILCAGNLDADVAITATIDGKDVVGAWVSPVSSGS from the coding sequence ATGACGTTTTTTTGTAAATATAAAGAGTTAGGCCAAAAAATCCGACGGCGATATAATTATGATCGCCTGCAAGGCGGTTTTACGTTAATTGAACTTGTCGCCGTCTTTGTTCTCCTGAGCCTCCTTTCCATTGTAGCAGTGCAATCCTATTTTTCTTTGTTGGACGATTCCAAAATACACGGAGCACAGACGCTGATCGCTTCGGCCCAGACGCAGCTCAGCCTCGAATTCGCCCGTCGGGCCACGGCCGGACTGGCCCTCGATACCGATTCCCAGCCCGTTTGCCAGTGGGTGGTCATCGACGGGGCCGGCGCGGCCGCCTCGATCCTTTGCGCCGGCAACCTGGACGCGGACGTTGCCATCACGGCGACGATTGACGGAAAAGATGTCGTCGGGGCCTGGGTCAGCCCTGTGTCGAGCGGTTCATGA